The following are encoded in a window of Methanobrevibacter ruminantium M1 genomic DNA:
- the thiC gene encoding phosphomethylpyrimidine synthase, whose amino-acid sequence MTQISDAKKGILTEEMKHVAKIENVSEDFILRSVANGTIVIPSNVHRDIEASGIGAGLRTKVNATVGTSTDIVNFDEEVLKAQIAIDHGADCLMELSIGGDLDVIRRRVLDMSPLPVGSVPVYQAAIESIREHGSVIYMDEDDLFGAIEKQAKDGIDFMAVHSSINIETLTRLKRQGRVTGLVSRGGSFMSGWIVENEKENPLYANFDYVLEIAKEHDVVLSLANGMRAGSIADSTDRAQIQELIILGELIDRSREAGVQCMIEGPGHIPINEIPTNVMIQKKMCSNAPFYMLGPIVCDVAPGYDHIVSAIGAASSAKAGADFICYVTPAEHLALPSPEDVKEGVIATRIGAYAGDLASGQIDGSQDLAMAEARKKLDWEAQYECAMFPGAARAKRDQRPPEEEDTCTMCGNYCAVKIVNQWLDQSDSDLIK is encoded by the coding sequence ATGACACAGATAAGCGATGCAAAAAAAGGCATATTAACTGAAGAAATGAAACATGTTGCAAAAATCGAAAATGTTTCAGAAGACTTTATTTTAAGATCCGTTGCAAACGGTACTATCGTAATTCCAAGCAATGTACACAGAGACATTGAAGCATCAGGTATTGGTGCAGGACTTAGAACAAAGGTCAACGCAACTGTTGGAACTTCAACAGACATTGTAAACTTTGATGAGGAAGTATTGAAGGCACAGATTGCAATTGACCATGGTGCAGACTGTCTTATGGAATTAAGTATCGGCGGAGACTTGGATGTAATAAGAAGAAGAGTTCTTGACATGTCCCCATTGCCTGTAGGATCTGTACCTGTCTATCAGGCTGCTATTGAAAGCATTAGAGAACATGGCTCTGTAATTTATATGGATGAAGATGATTTATTCGGCGCCATTGAAAAGCAAGCTAAAGACGGTATTGACTTTATGGCTGTTCACAGCAGTATCAACATTGAAACCTTGACCCGTCTTAAACGGCAAGGACGTGTAACTGGTCTTGTATCCCGTGGAGGATCCTTCATGTCTGGTTGGATTGTAGAGAATGAAAAGGAAAATCCATTATATGCTAACTTTGATTATGTATTGGAAATTGCAAAGGAACATGATGTTGTACTTTCCCTTGCAAACGGTATGAGAGCTGGTTCCATTGCTGACTCTACTGACCGTGCTCAAATCCAAGAATTGATTATCTTAGGAGAATTGATTGACAGGTCCCGTGAAGCTGGAGTCCAATGTATGATTGAAGGACCAGGTCACATTCCTATCAATGAGATACCAACCAATGTTATGATTCAAAAGAAAATGTGTTCAAACGCTCCTTTCTATATGTTAGGACCTATTGTATGTGATGTGGCACCTGGATATGACCACATTGTATCTGCAATCGGTGCAGCATCTTCAGCCAAAGCCGGAGCCGACTTCATCTGTTATGTAACCCCTGCTGAACACTTGGCGCTACCTTCCCCTGAAGATGTGAAAGAGGGAGTTATTGCAACTAGAATAGGAGCATATGCAGGTGACTTAGCTAGCGGTCAAATAGATGGTTCCCAAGACCTTGCAATGGCTGAAGCAAGGAAAAAACTAGATTGGGAAGCTCAATATGAGTGTGCAATGTTCCCTGGCGCTGCACGTGCAAAAAGAGACCAAAGACCTCCTGAAGAGGAAGACACTTGTACAATGTGCGGTAACTACTGTGCTGTAAAGATTGTAAATCAATGGTTGGATCAGTCTGATTCTGATCTTATTAAATAG
- a CDS encoding acyltransferase, protein MDALRALAIICVIAIHAYACSRNFVISELVGNLPSLNWIIIQFSGNTFRIGVDLFLMLSGALSLGRDWKMKDFFAHRFPRIVYPFLFWSILLGTIFLLLSYYDSFNVISSFDLVSIANYFYGVFMGIIDFAKPYWYFWMILGIYLIMPVFNKWILHSDLDDLLYFLFFWLITCLFDYTLGVEFPIRLSYFTSPIGLVVLGYYLRYTRRIILNNQYFALFLIIFSSLLMLVLSAIYSTDTHFYNFNIYSILVSMEVIGVFLLFKNFYKFNLNIGFFSRPDGFFNKSVYALARYSYGIFLIHNAFICVLVHYLGNTGIPPVLYMIILFVVSLLCSVIVMAVLSRIPYLNRVIGVK, encoded by the coding sequence TTGGATGCATTAAGGGCATTAGCAATTATCTGCGTAATTGCCATACATGCTTACGCATGCTCAAGGAATTTTGTTATTAGCGAATTGGTGGGAAACTTACCTTCATTGAATTGGATTATTATTCAATTTTCAGGCAATACATTTAGAATAGGAGTAGATTTGTTTTTAATGTTGTCTGGTGCTTTATCTTTAGGTAGGGATTGGAAGATGAAGGACTTCTTTGCTCATAGATTCCCTAGAATAGTATATCCATTTTTATTTTGGAGCATCCTCTTAGGAACCATATTTCTTCTATTGTCATATTATGATTCATTTAATGTGATAAGCTCATTTGATTTGGTTTCAATAGCCAATTACTTCTATGGAGTATTTATGGGAATTATTGATTTCGCTAAGCCTTATTGGTACTTTTGGATGATTTTAGGGATTTATCTGATAATGCCTGTATTTAACAAATGGATTTTGCATTCTGATTTGGATGATCTTCTTTATTTCTTATTCTTCTGGCTTATAACATGCTTGTTTGACTATACATTAGGAGTTGAATTTCCAATCAGATTGTCATACTTTACAAGTCCGATAGGTTTGGTGGTTTTAGGCTATTATTTAAGATATACAAGGAGAATAATTCTAAATAACCAATATTTTGCATTATTTTTGATTATTTTCTCAAGCCTATTGATGCTTGTCCTTTCGGCCATTTATTCAACAGACACTCATTTCTATAATTTTAATATATATTCCATTTTAGTCAGCATGGAAGTTATAGGAGTGTTCTTATTGTTTAAGAATTTCTATAAGTTTAATTTAAATATAGGGTTCTTCTCAAGGCCTGATGGATTCTTTAATAAATCAGTTTATGCTTTGGCCAGGTATAGTTATGGCATATTTCTGATTCATAATGCATTTATATGTGTGTTGGTGCACTACTTGGGCAATACAGGCATTCCGCCAGTCTTATATATGATTATATTGTTTGTTGTTTCTTTACTCTGTTCGGTGATTGTAATGGCTGTATTAAGTAGGATTCCTTATTTGAATAGGGTGATTGGTGTTAAATAG
- a CDS encoding LysR family transcriptional regulator has translation MLENTDNEKGKAIIEPEIGITINGISFNHKLFETLESLSRTYSQRKTAKELKIAHSVLNRRIKNAEDKLGEKLVVTIGSGSELSPKGYELLNAYHKYKNRLEDREEIVIAGGHIITGLLQAISYDLPFKTLIYSSDDESAYELAKSNQIDILALDDPLLAFENDLNFTAIAYDHLVLISPKKEKPIEKIRDLSDLEFIGVKGSAQRLAWSTLKQENIPFNIVKEVKSQFDAFKIVKNSDEYYTFLNASYFNGNEILKNETRHVISLVQCNDEKEDIYNLMEYLLMDGQSQIGEQGFVPMKPWKTR, from the coding sequence ATGCTAGAGAATACTGATAATGAAAAGGGCAAAGCCATCATTGAACCGGAAATTGGAATCACAATCAATGGAATATCCTTTAATCATAAACTATTTGAAACCTTAGAATCATTATCTCGAACATATTCTCAAAGAAAAACAGCAAAAGAATTGAAAATAGCCCATTCTGTTTTAAATAGAAGAATAAAAAATGCTGAAGACAAACTTGGTGAAAAATTAGTTGTTACAATAGGTTCAGGCTCTGAATTAAGTCCAAAAGGCTATGAATTGCTTAATGCATACCACAAATATAAGAATCGCCTTGAAGACAGAGAAGAGATTGTCATTGCAGGAGGCCACATCATAACAGGCCTGCTTCAAGCAATCAGCTACGACTTGCCCTTTAAGACATTAATCTACAGCAGTGACGATGAAAGCGCTTATGAACTTGCAAAAAGCAATCAGATTGACATTTTAGCATTAGACGATCCATTGCTTGCATTTGAAAATGACTTGAACTTTACAGCAATAGCCTATGACCATCTTGTCTTAATCTCCCCAAAAAAGGAAAAGCCTATAGAAAAAATAAGAGACCTTAGCGATTTGGAATTCATTGGAGTTAAGGGAAGTGCCCAAAGGCTAGCTTGGAGTACTCTAAAACAGGAAAACATTCCATTCAATATAGTAAAAGAAGTAAAATCCCAATTTGATGCATTTAAGATAGTTAAAAACTCAGACGAGTATTATACATTTTTAAATGCAAGCTATTTCAATGGAAATGAAATATTGAAAAATGAAACCCGTCACGTAATTAGCTTAGTTCAATGCAATGATGAAAAGGAAGACATTTATAATTTAATGGAATATTTACTTATGGACGGGCAAAGTCAAATAGGAGAACAAGGATTTGTTCCTATGAAACCTTGGAAAACAAGATAA
- the hxlB gene encoding 6-phospho-3-hexuloisomerase: protein MEYMKDAIEAILDNIRDAEDYLVEEDVATFIDIITSCENIFVTGAGRSGLAAKAFAMRLMHLGLSSYVVGETISPAINADDCILAISGSGETNTIVTAAKISKNRGAKVLALTSYPESTLGQLADCVILVKGRTKVEADDENYLKRQIKGNYTSLTPLGTAFELTSLVFLDGMVSELMNAMGKTEADLKLRHTVLE from the coding sequence ATGGAATATATGAAAGACGCTATAGAAGCAATTTTAGATAATATACGTGATGCTGAAGACTATTTAGTTGAAGAGGATGTTGCTACATTTATTGATATTATAACCTCTTGTGAGAATATTTTTGTAACTGGTGCTGGAAGATCCGGTCTTGCAGCTAAAGCATTTGCTATGAGATTGATGCATTTAGGATTAAGTTCCTATGTTGTAGGGGAAACCATTTCTCCAGCTATCAATGCTGATGACTGTATTTTAGCTATCTCTGGTTCTGGAGAGACCAATACCATTGTAACTGCAGCGAAAATCTCCAAAAACAGAGGGGCTAAGGTTTTAGCTTTAACAAGTTATCCTGAAAGCACTTTAGGTCAATTGGCAGATTGTGTTATTCTTGTAAAAGGTAGGACAAAAGTTGAAGCGGATGATGAAAACTATCTTAAAAGACAAATCAAGGGAAATTATACTTCCTTAACTCCACTTGGAACTGCATTTGAATTGACTTCATTGGTTTTCCTCGATGGTATGGTTTCTGAATTGATGAATGCTATGGGAAAAACTGAAGCTGATTTGAAATTAAGGCACACTGTCTTAGAATAG